A part of Halobaculum sp. MBLA0143 genomic DNA contains:
- a CDS encoding archaellin/type IV pilin N-terminal domain-containing protein: MSGSLDRGVSPVVATVLMVAVVVVLAATVGVLLIGVDSPSEPPRVVVSVDERQFTEGAELDDEPGACDASYEVGFLVQIDLLDAADRIYVVVRAETGETLKTVWDDPEAAGVGSERFLANEQEGNAGVDVDIGEDGSDDWAVCPDESGTLAFYAEYEGDNWLLTEYEY, from the coding sequence GTGAGCGGGTCACTCGACCGCGGCGTCTCCCCGGTTGTCGCCACAGTCCTGATGGTCGCGGTCGTCGTCGTGCTCGCGGCGACGGTCGGCGTGCTCTTGATCGGCGTCGACAGTCCTTCGGAGCCCCCACGGGTCGTCGTCTCCGTCGACGAGCGACAGTTCACCGAGGGTGCCGAGCTCGACGACGAGCCCGGCGCCTGTGACGCCAGCTACGAGGTCGGCTTCCTCGTCCAGATCGACCTGTTGGACGCCGCCGACCGGATCTACGTCGTCGTCCGGGCGGAGACCGGGGAGACGCTGAAGACCGTCTGGGACGACCCCGAGGCCGCCGGCGTCGGCTCCGAACGGTTCCTCGCCAACGAACAGGAGGGCAACGCCGGCGTTGACGTCGACATCGGCGAGGACGGCAGCGACGACTGGGCCGTCTGTCCCGACGAGTCCGGGACACTCGCCTTCTACGCGGAGTACGAGGGAGACAACTGGCTGTTGACGGAGTACGAGTACTGA
- a CDS encoding recombinase family protein, which produces MPRVACYVRVSTPDQNLDRQLESTTEHAEREVDADLAEIEVYRDESTGTDTDRSGFQSTMGDAEAGEIDAVVAHSITRVSRSIQDLERTAGRLEDHGVEFHIVSESIVLDPDSKDDPFQRAMHRMLGIFAEYEADMIQQRTKEGLAARMREDDYSHGPAPLGFQKDDGRLVEGDEYHEVVAVLGMVRNDNLSKRKAADRLDCGRATINRSLDRLELYGL; this is translated from the coding sequence GTGCCCCGGGTAGCCTGCTACGTCCGGGTGAGCACGCCCGACCAGAACCTCGACCGGCAGTTGGAGAGCACGACCGAGCACGCGGAACGCGAAGTCGACGCCGACCTCGCGGAGATCGAGGTGTACCGTGACGAGAGCACGGGGACTGACACCGACCGGTCTGGGTTCCAGTCCACGATGGGCGACGCCGAGGCCGGTGAGATCGACGCGGTCGTCGCACACTCGATCACCCGCGTGTCTCGCTCGATCCAGGACCTTGAGCGGACGGCAGGCCGACTCGAGGACCACGGGGTCGAGTTCCATATCGTCTCGGAGTCGATCGTCCTCGATCCAGACTCGAAGGACGACCCGTTCCAACGGGCCATGCACCGGATGCTCGGCATCTTCGCCGAGTACGAGGCGGACATGATCCAACAGCGGACGAAGGAGGGCCTCGCGGCCCGGATGCGCGAGGACGACTACAGTCACGGACCAGCTCCGCTCGGGTTCCAGAAGGACGACGGTCGTCTGGTGGAGGGAGACGAGTACCACGAGGTCGTCGCCGTGCTCGGCATGGTGCGGAACGACAACCTCTCGAAGCGGAAGGCCGCCGACCGACTCGACTGTGGTCGCGCGACGATCAACCGGTCTCTGGATCGGCTGGAACTGTACGGGTTGTAG
- a CDS encoding bifunctional nuclease family protein: MSHEAEIAGIGVGVGPDGDEVPAVILRAREQLLPIFVTRDQANSVRMGLSDRVFERPLTHDLLVEMVTEFGGAVDGVRIDDLTDGTFYAKIDAESYDAGQSREFVFDARPSDAIALAIRFECPITVADEVLDAAGQPPDSIEIESRSDGVFPHSPGEEDRDESDFRYR; the protein is encoded by the coding sequence ATGAGCCACGAGGCAGAGATTGCCGGAATCGGCGTCGGCGTCGGTCCCGACGGCGACGAGGTTCCGGCGGTCATCCTTCGAGCGCGCGAGCAGCTGCTGCCGATCTTCGTCACCCGCGACCAGGCCAACTCCGTCCGGATGGGTCTGTCCGACCGCGTGTTCGAACGACCGCTCACCCACGACCTCCTCGTCGAGATGGTGACGGAGTTCGGCGGCGCCGTCGACGGGGTCCGGATCGACGACCTCACCGACGGCACCTTCTACGCGAAGATCGACGCCGAGTCGTACGACGCCGGCCAGAGCCGCGAGTTCGTCTTCGACGCCCGGCCCTCGGACGCCATCGCGCTGGCGATCCGGTTCGAGTGCCCGATCACCGTTGCCGACGAGGTGTTGGACGCCGCCGGCCAGCCTCCGGACAGCATCGAGATCGAGTCCCGCAGCGACGGCGTGTTCCCTCACTCCCCGGGCGAGGAGGACCGCGACGAGAGCGACTTCCGGTACCGATAG
- a CDS encoding type IV pilin N-terminal domain-containing protein, translating into MCRGSDRAVSPVVGTILMVAVVVVLAAVIGGFVFGIDSPSERPPATSISITSERIGDGVAKNDAVVLEHQAGETFGRGRITVTIGPDEVFNSSVVEDIGGDGDVGARLQGLVVQVDPGAFNDLNKPGPGPPGDPDGNSSNVVVQWGDGIDHGDRLVIQERNATQSYDVIQAGERVEVVWTDESGQQFLLASGTVGSES; encoded by the coding sequence ATGTGTCGAGGGAGCGACCGTGCCGTGTCGCCGGTGGTCGGAACGATCCTGATGGTTGCCGTCGTCGTGGTGTTAGCGGCCGTGATCGGCGGATTCGTGTTCGGGATCGACTCGCCGTCGGAGCGGCCGCCGGCGACCTCGATCTCGATCACGTCCGAGCGGATCGGCGACGGCGTGGCGAAGAACGACGCGGTGGTGTTGGAACACCAGGCCGGCGAGACGTTCGGTCGTGGCCGTATCACCGTCACCATCGGCCCGGACGAGGTGTTCAACAGCTCCGTCGTCGAGGACATCGGCGGCGACGGCGACGTCGGTGCCCGACTCCAGGGGTTGGTCGTTCAGGTGGACCCGGGCGCGTTCAACGACCTGAACAAGCCCGGGCCCGGGCCGCCGGGTGATCCCGACGGCAACTCCTCGAACGTCGTCGTCCAGTGGGGCGACGGAATCGACCACGGTGACAGGCTCGTCATCCAGGAACGCAACGCTACACAGTCGTACGACGTGATCCAAGCGGGTGAACGGGTCGAGGTGGTGTGGACGGACGAGTCGGGCCAACAGTTCCTGCTCGCGTCCGGGACGGTGGGCTCGGAGTCGTGA
- a CDS encoding YccF domain-containing protein, whose product MSDGSSPSVIVRAVWFVFIGSWLSGVWLSLAWFLNLTIIGTPLGLKMINKVPWIVSLKSRTMEVGGDGTNSKEQVSLPIRAVYFVFVGWWVSGLWMAVAWIVSVTIIGLPLAIGMYSKLPAIVSLYRY is encoded by the coding sequence ATGTCAGACGGGAGTTCGCCGTCGGTAATCGTACGGGCGGTCTGGTTCGTGTTCATCGGGAGCTGGCTCAGTGGGGTCTGGCTCTCGCTGGCGTGGTTCCTGAACTTGACGATCATCGGAACGCCACTCGGACTGAAGATGATCAATAAAGTCCCGTGGATCGTCTCGCTGAAGTCTCGGACGATGGAGGTCGGCGGCGACGGCACGAACTCGAAGGAACAGGTTTCACTCCCTATCCGCGCGGTGTACTTCGTGTTCGTCGGGTGGTGGGTGAGTGGCCTCTGGATGGCAGTGGCGTGGATCGTCTCGGTTACGATCATCGGCCTCCCGTTGGCGATCGGGATGTACAGCAAACTCCCAGCGATTGTCTCGCTGTACCGGTACTGA
- the cmk gene encoding (d)CMP kinase, with translation MLITISGPPGSGKSTTAAQLAEAFDLDHVSGGDTFREMADERGLSPVEFNELAEEDDQIDRDLDRRLRETAIQRDDLVLESRLAGWLAAEHADVRIWLDAPLDVRVGRIVDREAKDLAVAREETRRREDSEAKRYREYYDIDIDDRSIYDLVVNTSRWSESAVTELLIDAVDAHDPASDEGQTPVEGVRYEF, from the coding sequence ATGTTGATTACGATCTCCGGACCGCCGGGGAGCGGGAAGTCCACGACCGCGGCACAGCTCGCGGAGGCGTTCGACCTCGACCACGTCTCCGGGGGAGACACGTTCCGCGAGATGGCAGACGAGCGAGGGCTGTCGCCCGTGGAGTTCAACGAACTCGCCGAGGAGGACGACCAGATCGACCGTGACCTGGACCGTCGACTCCGCGAGACGGCGATCCAACGCGACGACCTCGTGTTGGAGTCGCGGCTGGCCGGCTGGCTCGCCGCCGAACACGCCGACGTGCGGATCTGGCTGGACGCACCCTTGGACGTGCGTGTCGGTCGGATCGTCGACCGCGAGGCCAAGGACCTGGCAGTCGCCCGCGAGGAGACGCGTCGCCGCGAGGACAGCGAGGCGAAGCGCTACCGGGAGTACTACGACATCGACATCGACGACCGGTCGATCTACGATCTGGTCGTCAACACGAGTCGCTGGAGCGAGTCGGCGGTGACGGAGCTCCTGATCGACGCCGTCGACGCTCACGACCCCGCGAGCGACGAGGGCCAGACCCCGGTCGAAGGGGTCCGTTACGAGTTCTGA
- a CDS encoding DUF4097 family beta strand repeat-containing protein: MARHTRRAVLGGLAAVGLAGCTGRLGGDGERTAETSERTLSTVPETLSVTNEVGAVSVTGEDRSDVGIELTRRGPPGRIEKLAFGVQRDGSSVSLVGETTNEGLIQNDAGLSLEITVRVPTSVAVERVETTVGDVRLTGVGGDPTVESTVSEVTVRSVNGFVSAQTTAGDVTIRDVGGLDRVEATTGDLALDVPSLRSDSSITTTTGDVDLAVAPELDAAVSVSAETGSVTVSELPLTVTEQTTGAEVNGTLGGGDDRLSVETTVGTVTLRRLPA; the protein is encoded by the coding sequence ATGGCACGACACACGCGCCGTGCGGTGCTCGGTGGTCTCGCGGCAGTTGGACTGGCAGGCTGTACCGGACGACTCGGCGGTGACGGCGAGCGAACCGCCGAGACGTCCGAACGAACGCTCTCGACGGTGCCGGAGACGCTCTCGGTCACGAACGAGGTCGGGGCAGTCTCCGTGACCGGCGAAGACCGGTCGGACGTGGGGATCGAACTCACCCGGCGGGGGCCACCCGGTCGGATCGAGAAACTGGCGTTCGGCGTCCAGCGTGACGGCTCGTCCGTATCGCTGGTCGGGGAGACGACCAACGAGGGGCTGATCCAGAACGACGCCGGCCTGTCGTTGGAGATCACCGTCCGGGTGCCGACGAGCGTCGCGGTGGAACGAGTCGAGACGACCGTCGGAGACGTGAGACTCACCGGGGTGGGCGGCGATCCGACCGTGGAGTCGACCGTCAGCGAAGTGACTGTCCGTTCTGTGAATGGGTTCGTGTCGGCGCAGACGACGGCCGGCGACGTGACGATCAGAGACGTCGGCGGACTCGACCGCGTGGAGGCGACGACCGGTGACCTCGCGCTGGACGTTCCGTCGCTCCGCTCCGACAGTTCGATCACCACGACGACCGGTGACGTCGACCTCGCGGTCGCCCCCGAACTGGACGCCGCCGTCTCCGTCAGTGCCGAGACGGGTAGCGTGACAGTCTCCGAACTACCGCTCACGGTCACGGAACAGACGACGGGAGCGGAGGTCAACGGGACACTGGGAGGTGGCGACGATCGACTCAGCGTGGAGACGACCGTCGGGACCGTCACACTCCGTCGGCTCCCCGCGTAA
- a CDS encoding polysaccharide transporter yields MGDPTDEFVSVRELPRVVEARRLDEQRGIETREGTIVGHSGDVLIRGVDDELYPCDSEIFDQTYEVVD; encoded by the coding sequence ATGGGCGACCCTACGGACGAGTTCGTCTCCGTACGCGAGCTCCCCAGAGTCGTCGAGGCCCGGCGACTCGACGAGCAGAGGGGGATCGAGACCCGCGAGGGGACGATCGTCGGTCACTCCGGTGACGTACTGATCCGTGGGGTAGACGACGAACTCTACCCCTGCGACTCGGAGATCTTCGACCAGACCTACGAGGTGGTCGATTGA
- a CDS encoding RNA-guided pseudouridylation complex pseudouridine synthase subunit Cbf5 codes for MSLRPAPDERTPRDRLSFGVVNLDKPPGPSAHEVTAWVRDAAGVDRAAHAGTLDPKVTGCLPILLGDATRLAQVFLEGAKEYVAVLELHRTAPADTEAVLAEFETELYQKPPRKSAVRRQLRRRTVHELEVLDRRERKLLLRIRCESGTYVRKLCHDLGLALGTGAHMGNLRRTGTDPFGDTDLVTLHDFVDALAFDDDGDPEPLAAAVAPAERALRHLPRVVIADSAAREVAEGAPVYAPGVLSVAAPPAPVTVGDQATTGPPADGDLVACLTPDGSVVALGTLVGDPEADGGEVVSLERVLV; via the coding sequence ATGTCACTGCGCCCGGCTCCCGACGAACGGACCCCCCGCGACCGGCTGTCGTTCGGCGTCGTCAACCTGGACAAGCCGCCGGGACCGTCGGCCCACGAGGTGACGGCGTGGGTGCGGGACGCGGCCGGTGTCGACCGCGCCGCCCACGCCGGCACGCTCGACCCGAAAGTGACCGGCTGTCTCCCGATCCTGTTGGGGGACGCCACCCGGCTGGCCCAGGTGTTCTTGGAGGGTGCGAAGGAGTACGTCGCCGTACTCGAGCTCCACCGCACGGCCCCGGCCGACACGGAGGCGGTCCTCGCGGAGTTCGAGACGGAACTGTACCAGAAACCCCCGCGGAAGTCTGCCGTCCGGCGGCAGCTCCGCAGACGAACCGTCCACGAACTGGAGGTGCTGGACCGCCGGGAACGCAAACTCCTCCTCCGGATCCGGTGTGAGTCCGGGACGTACGTCCGGAAGCTGTGTCACGACCTCGGGCTGGCGCTCGGCACCGGCGCGCACATGGGGAACCTCCGGCGGACCGGGACGGACCCGTTCGGCGACACCGACCTCGTGACGCTCCACGACTTCGTGGACGCGCTGGCGTTCGACGACGACGGCGACCCCGAGCCGTTGGCGGCGGCGGTCGCCCCGGCGGAACGCGCCCTCCGGCACCTCCCGCGGGTCGTGATCGCCGACAGCGCCGCCCGCGAGGTCGCCGAAGGCGCGCCCGTCTACGCCCCGGGTGTGCTGTCCGTCGCCGCGCCGCCGGCGCCCGTGACTGTCGGCGACCAGGCGACGACCGGCCCGCCCGCGGACGGTGATCTCGTCGCCTGTCTGACCCCCGACGGGAGCGTCGTCGCTCTCGGCACGCTCGTGGGTGATCCGGAGGCCGACGGCGGCGAGGTGGTGTCGTTGGAGCGGGTCCTAGTCTGA
- a CDS encoding succinylglutamate desuccinylase/aspartoacylase family protein → MTDDIAVGTAAAAPGEADDGWLPVTELPTGGTERLPVTVANGTGDGPTLWVTGGVHGDEATGVAVAQDAAALVRDRAADLAGAVVVVPIVSPAGVRRNERTTYYGDDDPNRYFPDTDREDERPPETQERIDTALYEAFADSADLLVDCHTAQVGSVPFVIRDRVLYGDVRTEAEAEAIAAELDRLTDAVGLPPLREYPAAEYLGQSLQRSTAGAATNTAGVPAVTLELGGHSVVSEAARRAGVAAVVGAAVEFGLLDEQPGGVAAPGATVPDAPVDFPVRRFVGPRTETAGLVRHKLAPGEAFETGDTVAEVVSPHGEVRETVTADADGYVIGHSEGVAVYEGQAVASTAVRDDGVLVAPREEEGNGEADSGDGV, encoded by the coding sequence GTGACAGACGACATCGCGGTCGGCACGGCGGCGGCGGCTCCGGGCGAGGCGGACGACGGGTGGCTCCCGGTCACCGAGCTCCCGACCGGCGGAACCGAACGGCTCCCGGTGACGGTCGCCAACGGCACCGGCGACGGGCCGACGCTGTGGGTCACCGGCGGGGTCCACGGGGACGAAGCGACGGGCGTCGCGGTCGCACAGGACGCCGCGGCACTGGTCCGCGACCGCGCCGCCGACCTCGCGGGCGCGGTCGTCGTCGTCCCGATAGTCAGCCCCGCGGGCGTCCGGCGGAACGAACGGACGACCTACTACGGCGACGACGACCCCAACCGCTACTTCCCGGACACGGACCGCGAGGACGAACGCCCACCCGAGACACAGGAACGGATCGACACGGCGCTGTACGAGGCGTTCGCCGACTCGGCGGACCTCCTCGTCGACTGCCACACCGCACAGGTCGGCTCCGTGCCGTTCGTCATCCGGGACCGCGTGCTGTACGGCGATGTCCGAACGGAGGCGGAAGCGGAGGCGATCGCGGCGGAGTTAGACCGGCTGACCGACGCCGTCGGCCTGCCGCCGCTCCGGGAGTACCCCGCCGCGGAGTACCTGGGCCAGTCGCTCCAACGGTCGACGGCCGGCGCCGCGACCAACACCGCGGGCGTGCCGGCGGTGACGCTGGAGCTGGGCGGCCACAGCGTCGTCTCGGAGGCGGCCAGACGCGCCGGCGTCGCCGCCGTCGTCGGCGCGGCCGTCGAGTTCGGCCTGTTGGACGAACAGCCCGGCGGCGTCGCGGCCCCGGGCGCGACCGTCCCGGACGCACCCGTCGACTTCCCGGTCCGGCGGTTCGTCGGGCCGCGGACGGAGACCGCCGGGCTCGTCCGCCACAAACTCGCGCCCGGCGAGGCGTTCGAGACGGGCGACACCGTCGCCGAGGTGGTGTCGCCCCACGGCGAGGTCCGCGAGACCGTGACCGCCGACGCCGACGGCTACGTGATCGGCCACAGCGAGGGAGTCGCCGTCTACGAGGGACAGGCGGTAGCGAGCACTGCGGTCCGCGACGACGGGGTGTTGGTCGCACCACGTGAGGAGGAGGGTAACGGCGAAGCTGACTCCGGCGACGGGGTGTGA